AAAGAAGGGACACTCCAACTTAAATTTTGTATCCAAAACACTGGACTCACacaagtgaaatgttttttttttttattattgaatatTCAATTACATGATGTAGTTATAGCTTTTTGTTTGTAAGGAATTTTTTATGGTGCCCATAATTGAAGAGTTATTTACCTACTCCTGTATTATGAATGATTGTGAAATATTGGCTTGTATGTGAAACTCATGAATATCTGTTTGTCAGGCGTAGTGTCTTTTGAGAATGTCTACACATGTAAATTCAGTTGCCAACAGCAAGTGCTGTTTTCAAAGACCAATTTTGTTATTCTGTCTGTGATCCCATTACTCTGGAAAACTGTGGTCAATACAGGGGGCATTATGGCTGCTGAAAACAGTAGGGCACAAGGCTGAAGAAGGGAAAACATGTTTaactttttgtgattttgttgcTAGATAGTTGACTGCTGTATTAAGCCTTAATTCAACTGTATGTCCAGAGAAAAAAGGCAGATCTCATGGTTTCTGTGATATGTTGCTCTTTATGGTCATTCTTTACCATGGTGTATGGTATACTGTGAGTACACCACTGCTAAATAGGtagtaaacaaacaaataggTAGATGTTTGAAGAGTTAGAAGTTGGTCAAAAGTATGGTTCTCATGTgttcagatttgttttaaaCACTAAAAGTTTGCAGCACTTCATTTACTTCCAAACCTAAGTGGCATACCAACACTAAAATGAAGTAACTTTCATGACCTAATCACAACCTACTTGTCAGCACTTCACAAGCTATTTAATGAGACAACATAATTTTACTTGTGTTGCTCCACCAGCAGCCAGGATACCACCTCAGGTCTGTATCACAAACTTGGCTAAGTACATAATCTTGTTGTCCTTTGCTAATGTCTTTCAGTCTGGCCAGTTCAGTGAGGACATGATTCCGACGGTTGGCTTCAACATGAGAAAGGTCACCAAAGGCAATGTGACAATTAAGGTACTCCTTTCTGTCTGCTTCTTTCTGTGTAGGAAGGTGCTACTGTCTGTCACAGAGGCAAATACTACAAAAATAGTTTGGGACACTCCACCACGGCACAACATGTATTTACCAGGGTTTATTTTCTCCCAAACAAGTGGCAACAGCAAACCAAATGTGAATGCGAACCTCTCTCCCCTGTTTTGAGACCTCAACTTTAAAGACCTGGGCTAAGGAACTCAGATACACTGTAGCTTCTTACCATCGTATTTGAATAGAGCTACATCTAGAGGTGGAGGTCAAGATCAGGTCACTGGAGGGGATGAACAGACCATTTATTAGGACCACAGATGGAAGGGAAAGGAATTGCATTGTAATTCACAGTTCAAATCTTGACACAAGTGACAGAACACACCAGCAGCCAGGAAGCATTCCTAAAACTCTGTATATCGGGTGGGAGGTTTGGTTTGGACAATTGGTTGGAATCAATTTAGGCAATAACGCATATCTATGTGAGTGCAATTCTACTAATTGAGGCCAATTGAAAAGATATtggtgtaaatatgtgtaaaggGACTTTGAAAATGCTCTGTATGAACATGAAGAGGTTCTTGTTTGTCCCCCATGCAGAAAAAGAACCACATATTCTAGACCTACAtagacttttttccccttttcattttgctgctCTCAAGTTGTAAACGTTGTGGTAGTTAGCTGCTTACCAGCTGTGTTAATACACATATGTTTGGTTTAATTTACTGCACTCATTGtcacaatgtcatttttgtagAAGGTATTACTATCTCCCTGTGTCTGGGGCTGGACCACTTTATTTGTTTGTAGATCTGGGATATAGGAGGGCAGCCCAGGTTCAGGAGCATGTGGGAGCGGTACTGCCGAGGTGTCAACGCGATCGTGTGAGTATTCTTTCAGGCAATACTTACTTCTTCTTCTTACTTTCCAAATTTTGTGTAAAAGTAAAGGACAGCAAGAAGAAAGTGAATGGTACGTTGTGTCTGTGTTCCACAAAAGTTGATAAAGTTGCCCATTATTTGATTCTACATgtacaacacacaaacattacaaacacatttttccagcTGGTTTTACTTAAAGTCAAAGGCTCATTGAGATATATTTTCCCTCCCCCTAAAAAACATCTATACCCAAACTGCTTAACCTACATCTCTTAATCATATACTGACACAGAGTGAGTTATTTGCAGAACTGTAACAGATCAATAATACTGTATTAACCTTAGTCGATAATGTGAAGAATGCATGTCTTTTGGCATCTTCAAACCAGTCAAGTTTTGATTGGCACAGTAATGTCCCCCAGAGATCCCCACGATTTTGACCCTCAAGTTGGGATGATAATTTAATTGTAGCCATTGATTGGAAGGGAAGTTGTATCACCTGTTCAGTTCCTTAAACCCTCAGAGCTGTGCATCTTCAGGCCCAGTAGGTGACGCCATGGTACGCACTGGAAGATTTTAGTTGTCAACGTCCTCTGTATCTTTCAAATTTCCTTTAGAAATGGAATGTCtaaattcagattcagatatTTTAATGTTGTCTGTCAAATAACTAGCACATGCACATcttgaggaagaaaaaaacctaTTTGTTATCCAGCTGTActgatgtgtgatttttttctcaggtACATGGTGGACGCGGCAGACCGTGAGAAGGTGGAGGCGTCCAGAAACGAACTGCACAATCTCTTAGACAAACCACAGTTACAAGGAATCCCTGTAAGTACATGTGTTGTCACATGGTGAGATATAACAGTGACCTCGTTTCTCAACAGGAGGAATTTCAGCCAAAACATTCATGGTGCCCTTCATCACAGTAAATGTTAGGCCATTACAATGTGAAATCAACTTGAGTAAAGGGCATTTTTGATGTTTCAGATACATGGTCAGATGTGAAAATCATTTGgttttttcatctgtttatgTACGGACAGTGTTTATCACGACTGAATATGCCTGAGgtattttacttattttgttgatgtcacatgacacacactATCCTGTAACTTTGGCAGTAATGGAATCATGACCTTAACATTCCTTGGAATCAGCAGTCAGAAACCCATGCATTTCACTGGAGGCTATAAGCAGGTGCCCTCAGACAAGGGCACAGATTTCCCTTTCCCCCCAGAGTTTGAGCCAGGATTATGACTGGTTATAAGCCCTTTGCCAGAGCTGATGGGCACCATGTTTCAAAGAGCATGAGGAGCTATTGACTGGTCACGTGGTTATGATTAGGCAGCGCAGAGAAACTGCCAGCTTATGTAATAGTGAAGACACAATGTTCGTGCTGATACAAAATGTAAATCCTTGTATTGACACAGTGTAAATGAGATGTGATTGTGTATGATTTCATATCTCAGGTGCTGGTGCTTGGCAACAAGAGAGATCTTCCCAGTGCTTTGGATGAGAAGCAGCTTATTGAAAAAATGTGAGTAAGATGTGATTACATGGTGTGattgcctctctgtgttcttATTGCAATAACAGTGTTCAGTTATAGTCAGCTCATTAGGACAACACAAAACACTAATGTGATATAGATGTATGAcaattgttttctttcctgaacAATTAATGTCAATGATTTAAGCATTAAAATCATAGCTTTTTGGTggcattaaaatcaaattactgACTGCTGATTTTCAGCTGATCACATTTTAAGTGCATTCAAGGTGTAGTTTTGAGGTCGCCATATTGGCAATTATATAGACTAATTAATGTTGCACTGTAATGTCATACCAGGTCATTGTCTTGAAGCCATCTTTGTTGGTGAGGGTCACATCAATGACTCCCATGTTTCACTAAGGAATCTTGTCCATAGAGGAGCGCTTTACATAATGGAATGTGGACTGGGAATTAAAATTAGAACGGAACATACCAGAATTATATAGCTCACCAAAACGTCCTAT
This portion of the Megalops cyprinoides isolate fMegCyp1 chromosome 7, fMegCyp1.pri, whole genome shotgun sequence genome encodes:
- the LOC118780701 gene encoding ADP-ribosylation factor-like protein 8B-A, which gives rise to MLALINRLLDWFKSLFWKEEMELTLVGLQYSGKTTFVNVIASGQFSEDMIPTVGFNMRKVTKGNVTIKIWDIGGQPRFRSMWERYCRGVNAIVYMVDAADREKVEASRNELHNLLDKPQLQGIPVLVLGNKRDLPSALDEKQLIEKMNLAAIQDREICCYSISCKEKDNIDITLQWLIQHSKSRRS